A genomic stretch from Glaciecola nitratireducens FR1064 includes:
- a CDS encoding guanosine pentaphosphate phosphohydrolase, protein MIQEVPNTVIQDEYYAAVDLGSNSFHMVIVRVLSGSVQIVSKNKRKVRLAAGLDDNFNLSEESIQRGLDCLKTFREQLDDIPRANIKVVATATLRIATNAVDFVTRGERILNQKINVISGEEEARQIYLGVAYTSANQGNTLVVDIGGASTEVIIGRDMQPLHLNSVDMGCVTFMERYFQNGIINEANFDNALSAAEEMLAPYAATFKCFDWQQCLGASGTPQAVVSILVKQGINDAIRLDYLYDLRDQAIACRHVDSLHIDGLADSRRLIFPSGLAILIALFKQLNLNNMQISGGALREGIIYGMLDNYQRADRRTQGINQLVSRFHIDTAQSDRVRKVAMALSRQMCAQSNFCDFDTEALISSAAALHELGLHIGYKKFHEHGAYILTHVELTGFTTLQRMFIRDLVGMHRQEIDLAIFNNYQQDFKEMLVNALRIVRISVILCTRRRDDTIPAPALTVNNHVWHLRFGEGVLLSQPLVHAELIHESWLQHKAGWKLICE, encoded by the coding sequence TTGATCCAAGAAGTACCCAACACTGTTATTCAGGATGAATACTATGCGGCCGTTGATTTAGGCTCAAACAGCTTTCACATGGTTATCGTGAGGGTACTTAGCGGTAGCGTTCAAATAGTCAGTAAAAATAAACGTAAAGTAAGGCTCGCTGCAGGTCTCGATGATAACTTTAATCTATCAGAAGAGAGCATTCAGCGTGGCCTAGATTGTTTAAAAACCTTCCGCGAACAGTTAGATGATATCCCCAGAGCAAATATTAAAGTTGTAGCCACCGCGACACTTCGCATTGCCACGAATGCAGTTGACTTTGTCACGCGCGGAGAAAGAATACTTAATCAAAAAATCAATGTCATATCCGGTGAAGAAGAAGCGCGCCAAATTTATTTAGGGGTTGCTTACACCTCAGCAAACCAAGGTAATACGCTAGTTGTAGATATTGGCGGTGCTAGTACTGAAGTGATTATTGGTCGCGACATGCAGCCACTTCACTTAAACAGTGTTGACATGGGTTGCGTCACTTTTATGGAGAGGTACTTTCAAAATGGCATTATCAATGAAGCAAACTTCGATAATGCCCTCTCAGCGGCAGAAGAAATGCTGGCTCCATATGCGGCTACGTTTAAGTGCTTCGACTGGCAGCAGTGTCTAGGTGCGTCGGGCACACCGCAAGCGGTTGTTAGCATACTGGTAAAGCAAGGCATCAATGACGCTATTCGCTTAGATTACTTGTACGACCTGCGTGATCAAGCAATCGCGTGTCGACACGTTGATAGCCTGCACATTGATGGCTTAGCAGATTCACGCAGGCTAATCTTCCCAAGTGGCTTAGCGATTCTCATCGCGCTATTCAAGCAATTAAACCTAAACAATATGCAAATTTCTGGTGGTGCACTTCGCGAGGGCATCATTTATGGCATGTTGGACAATTACCAGCGAGCCGACCGCAGAACCCAAGGTATCAATCAACTTGTTTCTCGCTTTCATATCGACACTGCGCAAAGCGACAGAGTTCGCAAAGTAGCGATGGCCTTAAGCCGTCAAATGTGTGCCCAAAGTAATTTTTGCGACTTCGATACTGAAGCACTTATTTCCTCTGCAGCAGCACTGCACGAACTTGGCCTTCACATTGGATATAAGAAGTTTCATGAACACGGCGCATATATTTTAACGCACGTTGAATTAACCGGCTTTACTACGCTGCAACGTATGTTTATTAGAGATTTAGTCGGTATGCATCGTCAAGAAATTGATTTAGCAATATTTAATAACTACCAGCAAGATTTTAAAGAAATGCTGGTTAACGCATTACGTATTGTGAGAATTTCCGTAATTTTATGTACTCGCAGAAGAGACGATACCATACCCGCTCCTGCTCTTACCGTGAACAATCATGTTTGGCATTTGCGATTCGGGGAGGGTGTTTTACTATCTCAGCCATTGGTGCACGCAGAACTCATCCACGAAAGTTGGCTACAGCATAAAGCCGGATGGAAACTTATCTGCGAATAG
- the rhlB gene encoding ATP-dependent RNA helicase RhlB, whose protein sequence is MPQTHLTNTSFSDLPIHPLILKALEEANFTKCTPIQSMALPQLIAGNDIAGQAQTGTGKTIAFLVATFHHLLNNPKPDNEPNKPSPRAIIMAPTRELAVQIYNDAELLSKHSGLSLSLIYGGEGYESQRDQLTKGVDIVIGTTGRIIDYYKQDIFSLKNIQVAVLDEADRMFDLGFIKDIRYLFRRMPDPTLRLSMLFSATLSFRVQELAYEHMNNPTHVQIEPEKKTATRVTEELFYPSDKDKPLLLLTLLEDEWPDKAIVFANTKFGCETVCAWLQADGHRVGMLSGDVPQKKRLSVLEDFTSGATDILVATDVAARGLHIPKVTHVFNYDLPDDAEDYVHRIGRTGRAGESGIAISFACEKYALNLPAIEMYIDHQITVSDYDPDSLLKDVKPPVFHRKPRGRTDGRPGNRGGRSGGQRPSGPKRNHQGRN, encoded by the coding sequence ATGCCACAAACACATTTAACAAATACGTCATTTTCCGATCTTCCGATCCATCCGCTGATTTTAAAGGCGCTTGAGGAAGCAAATTTCACCAAATGTACGCCAATTCAGTCAATGGCGCTCCCTCAATTAATTGCGGGAAACGACATTGCTGGTCAAGCGCAAACTGGGACGGGCAAGACCATTGCTTTCTTGGTGGCTACATTTCACCACCTTTTAAATAACCCAAAACCTGACAACGAGCCAAATAAACCGAGTCCCAGAGCTATTATTATGGCACCGACTCGTGAGCTTGCTGTGCAAATCTATAACGATGCGGAACTACTCAGTAAACACTCCGGTTTGTCGCTAAGTTTAATATATGGGGGTGAAGGATATGAAAGTCAACGGGATCAATTAACGAAAGGCGTAGATATTGTTATTGGTACAACCGGTCGTATTATTGATTATTACAAGCAAGATATTTTTTCCCTTAAAAACATACAAGTTGCGGTACTTGATGAAGCAGATCGCATGTTTGATTTGGGTTTTATAAAAGATATTCGCTACTTGTTTAGACGTATGCCTGATCCTACTCTGCGTTTAAGTATGCTTTTTTCTGCAACATTGAGCTTCCGCGTTCAGGAACTTGCTTACGAGCATATGAATAATCCGACGCACGTACAAATTGAGCCTGAAAAGAAAACAGCGACAAGAGTGACAGAAGAATTGTTTTATCCCTCTGACAAAGATAAACCACTGCTTTTACTAACGCTCCTTGAAGACGAATGGCCAGACAAAGCCATTGTATTTGCCAATACTAAATTTGGTTGTGAAACCGTATGCGCTTGGCTGCAGGCTGACGGACATCGTGTTGGCATGCTAAGTGGCGATGTTCCTCAGAAGAAGCGACTGAGTGTACTTGAAGACTTTACGAGCGGCGCAACAGACATATTGGTTGCGACGGACGTAGCTGCTCGCGGGCTGCACATTCCAAAAGTGACTCATGTATTTAACTATGACTTACCTGATGATGCCGAAGATTACGTTCACCGAATTGGTCGAACAGGTCGTGCTGGTGAAAGTGGCATTGCAATTAGTTTTGCGTGCGAAAAATATGCGTTGAATTTACCTGCAATTGAAATGTATATTGATCATCAAATTACAGTAAGCGATTATGATCCTGACAGCTTATTGAAAGACGTTAAACCGCCAGTTTTCCATCGTAAGCCTCGCGGCCGAACTGATGGTCGTCCTGGCAATAGAGGTGGTCGTTCTGGCGGGCAACGCCCAAGTGGCCCCAAAAGAAACCATCAAGGAAGAAACTAG
- the trxA gene encoding thioredoxin TrxA, which translates to MSDKIISLSDEKFEADVINANGPVLVDFWAEWCGPCKMIAPILSEIADEFDGKVTVGKLNVDENNETPPKYGIRGIPTLLLFKNGAVAATKVGALSKTQLVEFLNENI; encoded by the coding sequence ATGAGCGACAAAATAATCTCGTTGAGTGACGAAAAATTCGAAGCAGATGTTATCAATGCTAACGGTCCTGTGTTAGTTGATTTCTGGGCAGAATGGTGCGGCCCTTGTAAAATGATCGCCCCAATCTTATCTGAGATTGCTGACGAGTTTGATGGAAAGGTAACAGTTGGCAAGCTTAATGTCGATGAAAATAACGAAACGCCACCTAAATATGGTATTCGTGGTATTCCGACCTTATTACTTTTCAAAAATGGTGCAGTTGCAGCGACGAAGGTCGGTGCATTGTCAAAAACTCAGCTGGTTGAATTTTTGAACGAAAATATTTAA
- the rho gene encoding transcription termination factor Rho, whose translation MNLNELKDKPISELVSLSSEMGLENLARARKQDIIFSILKSHAKGGEDIFGGGVLEILQDGFGFLRSGDSSYLAGPDDIYVSPSQIRRFNLRTGDTIVGKIRPPKDSERYFALLKISEVNFDKPENSRNKILFENLTPLHANERFRLERGNGSTEDITARVLDLAAPIGRGQRGLIVAPPKAGKTLLLQNIAQSIAANHPEAQLMVLLIDERPEEVTEMQRLVQGEVIASTFDEPASRHVQVAEMVIEKAKRLVEHKKDVVILLDSITRLARAYNTVIPSSGKVLTGGVDANALHKPKRFFGAARNVEEGGSLTIIATALIDTGSKMDEVIYEEFKGTGNMELHLNRKISEKRVFPAIDINRSGTRREELLTTPDELQKMWILRKIVHDMTEIDAIEFLIGRLAMTKTNDEFFESMKRQKG comes from the coding sequence ATGAATTTGAACGAATTAAAAGACAAACCCATCAGTGAATTAGTATCCTTATCTTCAGAGATGGGGCTTGAAAACCTCGCTCGCGCTAGAAAACAAGATATTATATTTTCAATTTTAAAGTCCCATGCAAAAGGCGGCGAAGACATTTTTGGAGGCGGCGTTCTCGAGATCCTTCAAGACGGTTTCGGATTCCTGCGTTCAGGTGATAGTTCTTATTTAGCTGGACCCGATGATATTTACGTATCACCGAGTCAAATTAGACGCTTTAATTTGCGCACAGGCGATACGATCGTTGGGAAAATTCGTCCACCGAAGGACAGCGAACGTTACTTTGCATTATTGAAAATAAGTGAAGTAAACTTTGATAAACCTGAAAATTCTCGCAATAAAATCCTCTTCGAAAACTTAACACCGCTGCACGCTAATGAGCGTTTCAGGCTCGAGCGTGGAAATGGCAGTACGGAAGATATTACTGCACGTGTACTCGATTTGGCTGCCCCTATCGGCCGCGGTCAGCGTGGTTTGATTGTTGCACCTCCTAAAGCGGGTAAAACACTGTTACTGCAAAATATCGCGCAATCGATTGCGGCAAATCACCCAGAAGCACAGCTCATGGTTTTGTTAATCGATGAGCGTCCTGAAGAAGTAACAGAGATGCAGCGTTTGGTGCAAGGTGAAGTTATTGCTTCAACTTTTGATGAACCAGCGAGTCGCCATGTTCAGGTTGCTGAAATGGTTATCGAAAAGGCGAAACGCTTAGTCGAACATAAAAAAGACGTGGTGATCCTTCTTGATTCAATCACTCGTTTAGCACGCGCGTACAACACGGTTATCCCATCGTCAGGTAAAGTATTGACGGGTGGTGTTGATGCAAATGCATTGCACAAGCCAAAACGTTTCTTTGGTGCAGCTCGTAACGTAGAGGAAGGCGGTAGCTTAACCATCATTGCAACGGCCCTAATTGATACCGGTTCTAAAATGGATGAAGTTATCTATGAAGAATTTAAAGGCACGGGCAACATGGAACTGCATCTAAATCGTAAGATTTCTGAAAAGCGTGTGTTCCCTGCAATTGATATCAATCGCTCGGGTACTCGTCGTGAGGAACTATTAACGACGCCAGACGAACTACAGAAGATGTGGATACTGCGTAAAATTGTTCACGATATGACTGAAATCGATGCAATTGAATTCCTAATAGGTCGTTTAGCCATGACGAAAACGAACGATGAGTTCTTTGAGTCAATGAAACGCCAGAAAGGCTAG
- a CDS encoding prenyltransferase: MQWHLIVLISIGALCAHISVNMLNEYADFSSGLDLHTQRTPFSGGSGALVAQPAAKRTVLVFACINLLICCSIGLFFTFTAGREILSIGLLGVVIVITYTKWINRFPFLCLIAPGLAFGVLLVNGSYFVLTGSFQIDVIMISLLPFFVVNNLLLLNQFPDIKADLVHGRNHWLIKYGVSSGVYVYLTMAVFSLVTLGLLVFFDYLPLISAITLPPILIGIYLGIKLNRITKDSKDTPSNEELTPLMGGNVAITISIPVLLGISVLIDSFYQQSW, translated from the coding sequence TTGCAATGGCATTTAATTGTATTGATTAGTATCGGTGCTCTTTGCGCTCATATCTCGGTTAATATGCTCAATGAATACGCAGACTTTAGTTCAGGACTCGATTTACACACGCAACGCACACCTTTCAGTGGTGGAAGTGGTGCGCTAGTTGCTCAGCCTGCAGCAAAACGCACTGTCTTAGTATTTGCTTGCATCAATCTTTTGATATGTTGCTCTATCGGGTTGTTTTTTACATTTACAGCGGGTCGAGAAATTTTGAGTATCGGTCTTTTAGGTGTTGTTATCGTCATTACGTACACAAAGTGGATAAATCGCTTTCCATTTTTATGCCTCATTGCACCAGGCTTAGCCTTTGGTGTTTTATTGGTAAACGGCAGCTACTTTGTGTTGACAGGCAGTTTCCAAATTGATGTGATAATGATTAGTTTGCTTCCATTTTTTGTGGTTAACAACCTACTCTTGTTAAACCAATTTCCTGACATCAAAGCGGATTTAGTCCATGGGCGCAATCATTGGCTAATAAAATACGGCGTCTCATCCGGTGTTTACGTGTATCTCACGATGGCAGTATTTAGTTTGGTAACGCTCGGATTATTAGTTTTTTTCGACTACTTACCGCTGATAAGTGCTATAACCTTGCCCCCTATATTAATTGGTATTTACTTGGGGATTAAATTGAATCGAATTACTAAAGACAGCAAAGACACTCCAAGTAACGAGGAACTTACGCCTTTGATGGGGGGAAATGTAGCGATTACGATTTCAATCCCAGTGTTGCTAGGAATTAGCGTGCTTATCGATAGTTTCTATCAGCAGAGTTGGTAG
- a CDS encoding amidohydrolase, giving the protein MMADKIEPEVIKWRHHLHQNPELSNREFETAKYVEKYLRGLGLEVTTGIAITGVVAILDSGKPGPTVALRADMDGLPVPEQNDLPFKSTAKGMLDGNEVPVMHACGHDTHMAMLMGAAKILTDMKGELRGKVKFIFQPAEEGAPSGEKGGAEVMVQEGVLKNPDVDVIFGLHISSNTDVGKVRYKHGGIMAAVDPFKIIVKGKQAHGAYPWKSVDPITTSAQIIMALQTVVSREIKVIDDAAVVTIGSIHGGNRSNIIPNEVTMVGTIRTLNKAAREHMYEAIPRKVKGIADSMRAEAEVILPLDYSYPITFNDPALMDQVLPTLVRTAGKENVIDSKAVTGAEDFSFFQQEIPGIYLWVGGKPLDVSEADSPAHHTPEFFVDDSGMKLGVELLTNLTLDYMNSAK; this is encoded by the coding sequence ATGATGGCCGATAAAATCGAGCCAGAAGTGATTAAATGGCGCCATCACTTGCATCAAAATCCTGAACTATCAAACCGCGAATTTGAAACAGCAAAGTATGTTGAAAAGTATTTGCGTGGATTAGGCTTAGAGGTCACCACCGGTATCGCTATTACTGGTGTTGTTGCCATATTAGATTCAGGAAAGCCAGGGCCTACAGTTGCCTTGCGCGCTGATATGGACGGTCTACCGGTTCCTGAGCAGAATGATTTACCTTTTAAATCTACGGCTAAAGGCATGTTAGATGGCAATGAAGTGCCGGTTATGCATGCCTGCGGACATGATACGCATATGGCAATGTTGATGGGAGCTGCAAAGATCCTGACCGACATGAAAGGCGAATTGCGCGGAAAGGTGAAGTTTATTTTCCAGCCAGCTGAAGAGGGTGCGCCATCTGGTGAAAAAGGCGGTGCAGAAGTGATGGTTCAAGAAGGTGTATTAAAGAACCCTGATGTAGACGTGATTTTTGGTCTACACATCAGTTCAAACACTGACGTTGGTAAAGTACGCTATAAACACGGCGGTATTATGGCAGCGGTTGACCCGTTTAAAATTATAGTGAAGGGTAAGCAGGCCCATGGCGCTTATCCTTGGAAGAGCGTTGATCCAATTACTACTTCAGCGCAAATTATTATGGCACTGCAAACTGTAGTTAGCCGAGAAATTAAAGTAATTGACGACGCTGCTGTGGTTACCATTGGTTCTATTCATGGCGGAAATCGCTCTAATATTATTCCAAATGAAGTCACAATGGTGGGTACTATCCGCACACTAAACAAGGCTGCTCGTGAACATATGTATGAAGCAATACCACGCAAAGTAAAGGGTATTGCGGATAGTATGAGAGCTGAAGCTGAAGTCATACTGCCATTGGACTATAGTTACCCAATTACCTTTAATGACCCAGCACTGATGGATCAAGTGCTGCCTACCTTGGTGCGCACGGCTGGCAAAGAAAATGTAATAGATTCTAAAGCGGTGACAGGCGCAGAAGACTTCTCTTTCTTCCAACAAGAAATACCAGGTATTTATCTATGGGTGGGAGGTAAGCCATTAGATGTATCTGAAGCGGATTCGCCCGCGCATCATACTCCTGAGTTTTTCGTAGACGACAGTGGTATGAAGCTTGGTGTAGAGCTTCTCACGAACTTAACTCTGGATTATATGAATAGCGCAAAATAA
- the purE gene encoding 5-(carboxyamino)imidazole ribonucleotide mutase — MAQVAIVMGSKSDWPTMQKAALMLKELGVSYEAKVVSAHRTPNLLVEFAESAADHGVQVIIAGAGGAAHLPGMIAAHTYLPVFGCPVKSSQLNGLDSLLSIVQMPKGVAVGTLAIGEAGAANAGLLAAQVIALQEPKVRDAIIAFRQKQSDTVMSNQNLELEE; from the coding sequence ATGGCGCAAGTTGCAATTGTAATGGGTTCAAAATCTGATTGGCCTACGATGCAAAAAGCAGCTCTTATGCTGAAAGAGCTCGGTGTTTCATATGAAGCAAAAGTAGTTTCAGCCCATCGCACTCCCAATTTATTAGTTGAATTTGCTGAAAGTGCAGCAGATCATGGTGTGCAGGTTATTATCGCCGGTGCAGGTGGGGCGGCTCATTTGCCGGGCATGATCGCGGCTCACACTTATCTCCCCGTATTCGGCTGCCCAGTTAAGTCTAGCCAACTAAACGGTTTAGATTCACTCCTTTCTATTGTACAAATGCCTAAGGGTGTTGCTGTAGGTACGCTTGCTATTGGCGAAGCGGGTGCTGCTAATGCCGGCTTACTTGCCGCTCAGGTTATTGCGCTGCAAGAGCCAAAAGTAAGAGACGCCATCATTGCGTTTCGACAAAAGCAGTCTGACACTGTTATGAGTAACCAAAACTTGGAATTAGAAGAGTGA